Genomic DNA from Salinibacterium sp. NK8237:
CAGTGACGCTGGCCTTCCTGATTACCCGACGATCTTTGCTCGCTGGACGTCGTCGTTGACGGTGAGCGGTGCTCCGATTCCCGTGCCGTCGAATGAAGATGGAATCGATTGGGAGGGCGAGATCGCCGCGTTCATCGGGGTGCCACTGACGGATGCGGATGCCGATACCGCTCGAGCAGCGGTGATGGGCTATTCCGCCTTCAACGACGTCACGTCTCGACGTGCCCAAAAATTGACTTCGCAGTGGATCCTCGGCAAGAACGGCGACAACAGCGGGCCCCTTGGTCCATTGGTCACGAGCGATGAGGTCGGAGATTTGCGCGACGGGCTCACCGTCGAAACACGAGTCAATGGCACGACCGTTCAAGAGGGCAACACCAAACACATGGTCTACGAGCTCGGCGAAGTGCTTTCGCTGGTCTCGCATAGCTTCACGTTGAACCCGGGCGACATCATTTGCACGGGCACACCGGCGGGCGTCGGATACTCCCGCACGCCGCAGTGGTTGTTGCACCCGGGAGATGTCGTTGAGGTGGAGATCGAACGCCTCGGCACCGTGACCAATCCGGTTGTGGCTAACGACTTTCGCACGCAATCGGCTCAGCCCCTCAGCGTGTAACACGGCAGTCCTTGAACGTGCGGGCCCCTGAACGTGCGGGCCCTTAAGCGCGCGGGCCCTTGAACGAACTAGTCGCGTGAGGTGGGGCCAGAGGTGACCCCATTTCTCGGCGCAGGCGACGCATTCCGGAATGCTCGGTTCGCTCATACTCCGTTCATAGGAAAGTCATAGAGAACTCCGGTGGGATGTCTACATCACCACAGATAGGGGCGCGAGCGATGCGCCGACATCCCCAAGGAGTTTCACCATGAAGAGCAGAAAGTACACCCTCACCGCGCTAGCGAGCACGATTGTCATTGGGGGGCTTCTTCTGGCTGGATGCTCGACCACTGTCGAGACTCCCGCTGCTGTTAGTGAGACCACGACCTCGGCGGCGGTCGAACAAACCACGGGTGTTGTCGCCACCGAGGTGCTTGCGGCTAACGCAAATTCCACCACCGTGAATGATGACGAGTGGAGCATGGATGGCGCGGTCGCCATCACGCTCAACGGTTCATCCGCATCCGCTGACGGTGACGGGGTGTCGATCTCAGGCAGCACTGTCACGATCACCGCCGCCGGCACCTACGTGCTCTCCGGCGATCTCGATGGCCAGGTTGTTGTTGACACCGCCGATGAGGATGTCGTTGCGCTCGTTCTTGATGGCGCCGACATTTCGAACTCGTCGAGTGCGGCGATCGCTGTGCTGAGCGCCGAGGATGTTGTGGTGTCGCTGAGCGGCAGCAACAGCGTCTCCTCTACGGGAGCTGATGAAGAAGAAAACGCAGCGCTCTTTAGCGATGCGGATCTCACTATCTCGGGCGACGGATCACTCACCGTCACCAGCACCCAGAACGACGGCATCACGAGCCACGATGACCTCATGATCCTCTCCGGCGATATCACGGTCACCGCGGCCGACGATGGACTGCGCGGCAAGGACTCTCTCACGATTGAGGGCGGCACCGTCTCGGTCGAAGCCGGCGGCGATGCTCTCAAGGCGGATGAAGACGAAGACGAGACTAGCGGCTACGTTCTCATTGCTGGCGGCACGA
This window encodes:
- a CDS encoding fumarylacetoacetate hydrolase family protein, with the translated sequence MRLIGARLSPGSDTFVAALTTKDGVESARILTSLETFWGSPAAALASYSSEGGTVVPLDQLQVVPPVLPGARVLCIGLNYLDHVLEGSYSDAGLPDYPTIFARWTSSLTVSGAPIPVPSNEDGIDWEGEIAAFIGVPLTDADADTARAAVMGYSAFNDVTSRRAQKLTSQWILGKNGDNSGPLGPLVTSDEVGDLRDGLTVETRVNGTTVQEGNTKHMVYELGEVLSLVSHSFTLNPGDIICTGTPAGVGYSRTPQWLLHPGDVVEVEIERLGTVTNPVVANDFRTQSAQPLSV
- a CDS encoding carbohydrate-binding domain-containing protein yields the protein MKSRKYTLTALASTIVIGGLLLAGCSTTVETPAAVSETTTSAAVEQTTGVVATEVLAANANSTTVNDDEWSMDGAVAITLNGSSASADGDGVSISGSTVTITAAGTYVLSGDLDGQVVVDTADEDVVALVLDGADISNSSSAAIAVLSAEDVVVSLSGSNSVSSTGADEEENAALFSDADLTISGDGSLTVTSTQNDGITSHDDLMILSGDITVTAADDGLRGKDSLTIEGGTVSVEAGGDALKADEDEDETSGYVLIAGGTIDLVAGDDGVQAQTDIVITGGETTLSAVDDGLKAEVHIVVSGGATTVSNSYEGVEAYYITVEDGSIDVAASDDGINATSGTSTTTDIGGVEEADDGALIAVTGGELTVNSEGDGMDSNGSILITGGTSTVFGSPEDREGALDANGSVVVDGGTVLAVGMTGMATSPDAESEQGWVSVALDQSAGAGESVQVLDESGAVIAEFTSVKTFQSVVLSSADVTEGSTYTVTVGGQSAGTATAGVATASTQGGGGGGAPRP